One window of Agarivorans sp. Alg241-V36 genomic DNA carries:
- a CDS encoding ABC transporter substrate-binding protein, with protein sequence MLFTQAQADPLRLVYPDFPPYTYASDEQPAAGNFLVDKIMQALEQPYEAVPVPNYKRALSDVQYGVADGFFFASQNSQRDAIAEFSKPIVYNNWSWFFRYDSYLDPDASDFKTDVKVASIEGTNTLRWLNTHHFKVVGKQKNVAKLAQLLFDLKRIDAAFLSADVFKSSHVHPNLVSGEYIEVVQRSAPFGIYISKAYLEQHPGFMQRLNLAIGQVQNQYLDNTYSLSGLKRKAD encoded by the coding sequence TTGCTTTTTACGCAAGCTCAAGCTGATCCATTACGCCTAGTTTATCCAGATTTTCCTCCCTATACCTACGCCAGCGATGAGCAGCCAGCAGCAGGCAACTTTCTGGTTGATAAGATCATGCAAGCCCTCGAGCAGCCTTATGAAGCAGTGCCCGTACCAAACTACAAACGGGCGCTTAGCGATGTGCAATATGGCGTGGCAGATGGTTTTTTCTTTGCTTCACAAAACAGCCAACGCGACGCCATTGCCGAGTTTTCCAAACCCATTGTTTACAATAATTGGAGCTGGTTTTTCCGCTATGACAGCTATTTAGATCCCGATGCCAGCGACTTTAAGACCGATGTAAAAGTCGCCTCAATTGAGGGTACCAATACCTTACGCTGGCTTAATACTCATCACTTCAAGGTTGTTGGTAAGCAAAAAAATGTCGCTAAACTTGCGCAACTGCTGTTTGATTTAAAGCGCATAGACGCCGCATTTTTGTCAGCCGATGTATTTAAAAGCAGCCATGTACACCCTAATCTAGTCAGTGGCGAATACATTGAAGTGGTTCAACGCTCGGCTCCTTTTGGCATTTACATTTCTAAAGCTTACTTAGAACAGCATCCCGGTTTTATGCAGCGCCTCAACCTAGCCATTGGACAGGTTCAAAACCAATATTTAGACAATACCTACTCGCTGTCGGGGCTAAAGCGCAAAGCAGATTAA
- the xylA gene encoding xylose isomerase: MAQYFDQFEKIAYEGPESTNPLAFRHYDAKKVIMGKTMEEHLRFGACYWHNFCWDGFDIFGAGTFDRPWQKPGNALEMAKMKADVAFDFFSKVGTPYYSFHDVDVAPAGNSIKEYSENMKVMMDVLAQKQDETGMKLLWGTANAFSNARYMSGAGSNPNPEVFAYAASQIFTAMNATKMLGGENYVLWGGREGYETLLNTDLRQEREQLGRLFQMVVEHKHKIGFTGTILIEPKPAEPTKHQYDYDTATVYGFLKQFGLEDEVKVNIEVNHATLAGHSFHHEIATAISLGLFGSIDANRGDAQLGWDTDQFPNSVEEWTPVMYDILRNGGFKTGGLMFDTKLRRQSIDPADFFHGHIGGMDTCALALEKAASLIESQEISSIVADRYAGWSGDLGKAIMTGDYSLESLATQAIGDNIDPKHVSGRQEELENIVNKHIFSK; the protein is encoded by the coding sequence ATGGCTCAATATTTTGACCAGTTTGAAAAAATCGCATACGAAGGACCAGAGTCCACTAACCCACTAGCATTTCGCCACTACGATGCTAAAAAAGTAATCATGGGTAAAACCATGGAAGAGCACCTACGTTTTGGTGCTTGTTACTGGCATAACTTCTGCTGGGATGGCTTTGATATCTTCGGTGCTGGCACATTTGACCGCCCTTGGCAGAAGCCTGGCAACGCGCTTGAAATGGCTAAGATGAAAGCTGACGTAGCCTTCGATTTCTTCTCTAAAGTGGGCACACCTTACTATTCTTTCCACGACGTAGACGTAGCGCCAGCGGGTAACTCTATTAAAGAGTACTCAGAAAACATGAAGGTAATGATGGACGTGCTTGCTCAGAAGCAAGACGAAACCGGCATGAAGCTTCTTTGGGGTACAGCAAACGCATTCTCAAATGCTCGTTACATGTCTGGCGCAGGCTCTAACCCTAACCCAGAAGTATTTGCTTACGCTGCTAGCCAAATCTTCACAGCAATGAACGCAACTAAAATGCTAGGTGGTGAAAACTACGTATTATGGGGTGGTCGTGAAGGTTACGAAACACTACTAAATACCGACCTACGCCAAGAACGCGAGCAGCTAGGCCGCTTGTTCCAAATGGTTGTAGAGCACAAACACAAAATTGGCTTTACCGGCACTATCTTAATTGAGCCAAAACCAGCCGAGCCTACTAAGCACCAATACGATTACGACACTGCAACTGTTTACGGCTTCTTGAAGCAGTTCGGTCTAGAAGACGAAGTGAAAGTAAACATTGAAGTTAACCACGCGACGCTAGCGGGTCACTCGTTCCATCACGAAATTGCGACGGCTATTTCACTAGGCTTATTTGGTTCTATTGATGCTAACCGTGGTGATGCGCAGCTAGGTTGGGATACAGACCAATTCCCGAACAGTGTTGAAGAGTGGACGCCAGTAATGTACGACATCTTGCGCAACGGCGGCTTTAAAACTGGTGGTTTAATGTTTGATACTAAACTACGCCGTCAAAGTATTGATCCAGCTGACTTCTTCCACGGCCACATTGGCGGCATGGACACTTGTGCCCTGGCACTAGAAAAAGCAGCTAGCCTGATTGAAAGCCAAGAAATCAGCAGCATCGTTGCAGACCGTTACGCTGGTTGGAGCGGTGACCTAGGTAAAGCCATCATGACTGGTGACTACAGCTTAGAGTCTTTAGCAACTCAAGCGATTGGCGACAACATTGATCCTAAACACGTATCGGGTCGTCA